In the genome of Chitinophagales bacterium, one region contains:
- a CDS encoding metalloregulator ArsR/SmtB family transcription factor encodes MGTLANTVVIRKDSDNPITLNYDLLRKAVLVLRAVNHKLRQSIVHLLEEHKKLTVTEIYVKLRLEQSVASQHLAILRKAGVVITERDGKYIFYALNHDRIAEIAQLVEELAR; translated from the coding sequence ATGGGAACTTTAGCTAATACAGTAGTTATCCGCAAGGATTCTGACAATCCTATTACTTTGAACTACGATTTGCTTCGAAAAGCAGTTTTGGTTTTAAGAGCTGTGAATCATAAGCTTCGCCAATCCATAGTTCATTTATTGGAAGAACATAAAAAACTCACTGTAACTGAGATTTATGTAAAATTGAGACTTGAACAATCAGTAGCGTCTCAACACTTGGCTATTTTGCGTAAAGCAGGAGTCGTTATAACAGAGAGAGATGGCAAATATATCTTCTATGCTTTGAACCATGACCGGATTGCTGAAATCGCACAATTGGTTGAGGAATTAGCACGTTAG
- a CDS encoding Gldg family protein: MLTKGGIRLRVLLVLAIIILLNFLVSQYFLRLDFTGDKRYTLSQATKDILKELDETVTVTAYFSEDMPPNLERIKTSFEDMLTEYSNRSGGNIEYKFVNPNESEELEQEAMKEGMQPGMVNMRERDQMKQQRVYLGAKFSYKDQSEVIPIISQEGAMEYAMSSAIKKISATNKPKIGFVGGHGEAGLDAMQQVKETLDVLYNAQTALLSDTALVTDFETLVIVAPKDTISPAELANLDKFVNAGKGVLIALNRVNADLQTGSGTEVYTGLETWLESKGITVNPNFVMDVNSGSITMQRQQGFFTINEQVKFPYLPLIKNFSDHPITKGLEQLILPFASSITYTATDTEAKFTPIAYTSDRSGMAQPPITFDATTLQKEWTAADFPTSRLTIAGVWEKGLSKMVVYGDGDFAVNGIGQQAQGLQPDNINFLANGIDWLSDDTGLTDLRNKVVTSRPIQKELSDSERSFVKYGNFFLPIFLIVFYGFIRSQIRNRRKMKWMSEKYG, encoded by the coding sequence ATGCTAACCAAAGGTGGAATCAGATTGCGGGTTTTACTGGTCTTAGCCATCATCATCTTACTCAATTTTTTGGTCAGTCAATATTTCCTTCGATTGGATTTTACGGGTGACAAACGTTATACCTTGAGTCAAGCAACCAAAGACATTTTGAAGGAGTTGGATGAAACTGTTACCGTTACGGCCTATTTCTCCGAAGATATGCCTCCAAATTTGGAGCGAATAAAAACAAGTTTTGAGGACATGCTGACCGAATACTCGAATCGTTCGGGTGGCAATATCGAATACAAGTTTGTGAACCCCAATGAGAGCGAGGAGTTGGAACAAGAGGCGATGAAGGAAGGAATGCAACCTGGGATGGTGAATATGCGTGAGCGGGATCAGATGAAGCAACAACGCGTTTATTTGGGCGCAAAGTTCAGCTACAAAGACCAATCGGAAGTTATTCCCATCATTTCGCAAGAAGGCGCAATGGAATATGCTATGTCTTCGGCCATCAAAAAAATATCGGCTACCAATAAGCCCAAGATTGGTTTTGTGGGCGGACATGGAGAAGCTGGATTGGATGCAATGCAGCAAGTAAAAGAAACCTTGGATGTGTTGTACAACGCCCAAACTGCTTTGTTGAGCGATACGGCTTTGGTGACAGACTTTGAAACCTTGGTCATCGTTGCTCCAAAAGACACGATTTCCCCTGCCGAACTTGCGAATCTTGATAAATTTGTGAACGCTGGCAAAGGTGTATTGATTGCCTTGAATCGAGTTAATGCAGATTTACAAACAGGCTCTGGGACAGAGGTTTATACAGGTTTAGAAACGTGGCTCGAATCGAAGGGCATCACCGTCAATCCCAATTTTGTGATGGATGTGAACAGTGGAAGCATTACGATGCAGAGGCAGCAAGGATTTTTTACCATCAATGAACAGGTAAAATTCCCTTACCTTCCTTTGATTAAAAACTTTTCGGACCACCCCATTACCAAAGGTTTGGAGCAGTTGATTTTACCTTTTGCAAGTTCCATCACCTATACTGCAACGGATACGGAGGCAAAATTCACTCCAATTGCTTATACTTCAGATAGATCGGGTATGGCACAACCGCCTATCACTTTCGATGCAACTACCCTGCAAAAAGAATGGACGGCCGCAGATTTTCCTACTTCTCGATTGACCATAGCAGGTGTATGGGAAAAGGGCTTGTCGAAAATGGTGGTATATGGGGACGGTGATTTTGCAGTGAATGGTATCGGGCAACAAGCACAAGGATTGCAGCCTGATAATATCAACTTTTTGGCGAATGGAATTGATTGGTTGTCAGACGATACAGGTTTGACAGACTTGCGAAATAAGGTTGTTACTTCTCGACCGATTCAAAAGGAGTTGAGTGATAGTGAAAGAAGTTTTGTAAAATATGGTAATTTCTTTTTGCCGATTTTCTTGATTGTTTTTTATGGATTTATTCGCTCTCAAATCCGTAACCGAAGGAAAATGAAATGGATGTCGGAAAAATATGGTTGA
- a CDS encoding AarF/ABC1/UbiB kinase family protein, producing MLFDQTIKNINRTREIIAILFKYGFEDVVTNTPLQNFVPQKKRLTWLREEKPVFEYSRWERVRMAVEELGATFIKGAQVLSNRPDILPKELIAELEKLQDSVPPFKYELARQIIEEDTGKPLEAIFSYFNEKTIGSASIGQVYAAKLKSGERVVVKVQRPEVAQLIETDISIVKEIVRRGQGYFESLGILNPMDVVEAFERNMQKELDYKNEARNILQFREFYKGRNDFYVPNAYKSISTGRVLVLEFIKGCKITDIEQIKKWGLIPTRIAEQGMNIYLSQIFEFGYFHADPHPGNVLVREDGMICLIDFGMVGKLTRRDKYAFAGIFIGMTQQNAQAMALNLRKLAIDDQINDMRALEQDLNLLVEDFSALDIGESSIADLTSRIQKLIYTYKLRVPGSIFIILRAMAILEGIGKTIHPDMNVFQYVKPYGAKLIQEQYSPKNLASDAYTVFTSFMSLAYSFPMEAREILKQMRQGKYQSRVEIEGFTTLMQSFERLGNRFILTLLIVGILIASAIGMTAGAAAGPVSSYGIPYISLIGLIFSGVMLLALFWRMLRE from the coding sequence ATGCTTTTCGACCAAACAATCAAAAATATCAATCGAACCCGCGAAATCATTGCCATTTTGTTCAAATATGGTTTTGAAGATGTGGTGACAAATACTCCCCTGCAAAACTTTGTGCCTCAAAAAAAGCGACTGACTTGGCTGCGAGAAGAAAAGCCTGTTTTTGAATACAGCCGTTGGGAACGGGTGCGTATGGCAGTAGAAGAACTGGGCGCAACGTTTATCAAAGGAGCGCAAGTCTTGAGCAACCGACCCGATATTTTACCCAAAGAACTCATTGCCGAACTCGAAAAATTGCAGGACAGTGTGCCGCCTTTCAAATACGAATTGGCACGGCAAATCATTGAAGAAGATACAGGTAAGCCATTAGAAGCCATTTTTAGTTACTTCAATGAAAAAACCATAGGTTCGGCTTCAATTGGTCAGGTTTATGCAGCCAAATTGAAGTCAGGTGAAAGGGTAGTGGTCAAGGTGCAGCGTCCTGAAGTAGCGCAATTGATAGAAACCGATATTTCGATTGTCAAAGAAATCGTCAGGCGAGGACAAGGATATTTTGAATCTTTGGGTATTTTGAATCCAATGGATGTGGTTGAAGCCTTTGAGCGCAATATGCAAAAGGAACTCGACTACAAAAACGAAGCTCGCAATATCCTTCAATTCAGAGAGTTTTACAAAGGCCGCAATGATTTTTATGTACCTAATGCCTACAAATCTATTTCAACAGGGCGTGTATTGGTTTTGGAGTTTATCAAGGGCTGCAAAATCACGGATATCGAACAAATCAAAAAATGGGGCTTGATTCCTACCCGAATTGCCGAACAGGGCATGAATATTTACCTTTCACAGATTTTTGAATTTGGCTATTTCCACGCCGACCCACATCCTGGCAATGTATTGGTGCGAGAAGACGGCATGATTTGTTTGATTGACTTTGGCATGGTGGGTAAATTAACCCGCCGGGACAAATATGCCTTTGCGGGTATTTTCATTGGTATGACCCAACAAAATGCACAGGCAATGGCACTCAACTTGCGGAAGTTAGCCATTGACGATCAAATAAATGACATGCGGGCATTGGAGCAAGACCTCAATCTTTTGGTCGAAGACTTTTCGGCTTTAGACATTGGTGAAAGCAGCATAGCAGACTTAACTTCTCGAATACAGAAGCTGATTTACACCTACAAACTGCGAGTACCGGGCAGTATTTTCATCATTTTGCGGGCAATGGCGATTTTGGAGGGTATCGGAAAAACGATACATCCCGATATGAATGTATTTCAATACGTAAAACCCTATGGTGCAAAGCTGATTCAAGAACAATATTCGCCCAAAAATTTGGCTTCGGATGCCTATACTGTCTTCACCAGTTTTATGAGTCTCGCCTATAGTTTTCCGATGGAAGCACGCGAGATTTTGAAGCAGATGCGTCAAGGCAAATATCAGTCACGAGTAGAAATTGAAGGTTTTACTACCCTCATGCAGTCTTTTGAGCGGCTTGGTAATCGCTTTATTCTCACCCTATTGATTGTTGGAATACTGATTGCTTCAGCCATTGGCATGACCGCAGGAGCTGCCGCAGGGCCTGTGAGTAGCTAT
- a CDS encoding DUF4340 domain-containing protein, producing MSKKRFSNTLLIGVVGLLAALVALMLLQNSKKGSSTFKEEIVTIDPDAVTAVYLSPQNNGGQEIKMVKDGSGNWTVTDENGAIQAGDSSRINSMIAMLETVKPQRVVSKNKDKWAEYKVEGSETTRLKVMEGDKTSLDLYVGKFTVAQPKTPAGADPRQQMQQQQQRPEITSYVRLEGEDEIYAVDGMLSFAFNQGASAFVLAPPEPTLEEVGDSTLVE from the coding sequence ATGTCAAAAAAACGATTTTCCAATACCTTATTGATTGGAGTTGTAGGATTGCTTGCAGCTTTAGTGGCTTTGATGTTGCTACAAAACAGCAAAAAAGGCAGCAGCACCTTCAAAGAGGAAATAGTAACGATTGACCCCGATGCAGTGACAGCCGTTTATTTATCTCCACAAAACAATGGTGGACAGGAAATTAAAATGGTGAAGGATGGGTCTGGTAATTGGACGGTGACGGACGAAAATGGCGCAATTCAAGCAGGTGACAGCAGCAGGATAAATAGCATGATTGCGATGCTTGAAACGGTCAAACCGCAGCGGGTTGTCTCCAAAAACAAAGACAAGTGGGCAGAATACAAAGTCGAAGGCAGCGAAACAACCCGATTGAAGGTCATGGAAGGGGATAAAACGAGTTTGGATTTGTATGTGGGTAAATTTACCGTTGCTCAACCCAAAACACCAGCAGGTGCTGATCCACGACAGCAAATGCAGCAGCAGCAACAACGCCCTGAGATTACCTCTTATGTGCGCTTGGAAGGGGAAGATGAAATTTATGCAGTGGATGGAATGTTGAGTTTTGCCTTCAATCAAGGGGCTTCTGCTTTTGTTCTTGCACCGCCTGAACCTACATTGGAGGAAGTGGGTGATTCTACCCTTGTGGAATGA
- a CDS encoding HTTM domain-containing protein — MKPLNFKALSSPIDIASLVFFRIVFGATMLIDVINNFASGWIYDSQIAPKMHFTYYGFGWVHPLPGWGMYILWAIMGVLSINIMLGWKYRISAILFAVGTIYTFLIDTADYLNHAYLICLVSVMMAIFPANRAWSLDAKQHPDIHTNTIHFWPVFLLQFQMAVVYFFGGLAKINADWFNAEPIRTWLSYKYNYWLIGDIVTQDWFAYFISYGGLAFDLCIVPLLVFKRTRVFALVMVVFFHLINKILFDIGIFPILSIAMTLMFFSANWSRKYLEAWFPSFSPKKENGKDNATPSKLPQWAFGLILVYCLLQIALPLRHHLYPNNVAWTEQGHRFSWRMMLRHKRAHAYFKGTDPKTGKTWTIFPNNYLSEKQERKMEVHPDMILQFVHYLKQEYRKNGMEDATVQADIKVALNGRPLKPYIKPDKNLAAIAISYSPFKTIDWLEPFPNEKIKRLKQKIE, encoded by the coding sequence ATGAAACCATTGAATTTCAAAGCACTCTCAAGCCCGATAGACATCGCCTCTCTAGTATTTTTTCGCATAGTATTTGGGGCAACCATGCTTATAGATGTCATCAACAACTTTGCATCAGGGTGGATATACGATTCTCAAATTGCCCCCAAAATGCACTTCACCTACTACGGTTTTGGATGGGTACATCCGTTACCAGGTTGGGGAATGTATATACTGTGGGCAATCATGGGCGTTCTGTCAATCAATATAATGTTGGGCTGGAAATACCGTATCAGTGCCATCCTATTTGCAGTCGGAACAATATATACCTTTTTGATAGACACCGCCGATTATTTGAATCACGCATATTTGATATGTCTGGTAAGTGTGATGATGGCAATTTTTCCTGCAAATCGTGCGTGGTCATTGGATGCAAAGCAGCATCCTGATATTCACACCAATACCATTCATTTCTGGCCTGTATTCTTATTGCAGTTCCAGATGGCAGTAGTTTATTTTTTTGGAGGATTGGCAAAAATCAATGCCGATTGGTTCAATGCAGAACCCATAAGAACTTGGTTGTCTTATAAGTACAATTATTGGCTTATTGGCGATATAGTCACCCAAGATTGGTTTGCTTACTTCATCAGCTATGGCGGCTTGGCCTTTGATCTTTGCATTGTTCCTTTACTTGTCTTCAAAAGGACCCGTGTTTTTGCTTTGGTGATGGTTGTTTTCTTTCACCTCATCAACAAAATACTGTTCGACATTGGCATATTTCCCATTTTATCCATTGCCATGACCCTGATGTTTTTCTCGGCCAATTGGAGCAGAAAATACTTGGAAGCATGGTTTCCCTCTTTTTCGCCTAAAAAAGAGAACGGAAAAGACAATGCAACTCCTTCAAAACTCCCTCAATGGGCGTTTGGGCTTATCCTTGTCTATTGTTTACTGCAAATAGCACTTCCCCTTCGACACCATCTCTATCCCAACAACGTGGCATGGACAGAACAAGGGCATCGTTTTTCGTGGAGAATGATGCTCCGACACAAACGAGCGCACGCTTACTTCAAAGGAACAGACCCAAAAACTGGTAAAACGTGGACCATTTTCCCCAACAACTACCTCAGCGAAAAGCAAGAACGGAAAATGGAAGTACATCCAGATATGATCCTTCAATTTGTTCATTATCTGAAACAAGAATACCGCAAGAACGGCATGGAAGATGCAACGGTTCAAGCAGATATCAAAGTAGCACTGAATGGCCGTCCCCTCAAACCCTACATCAAACCCGACAAAAATTTAGCAGCTATTGCTATTTCTTACTCTCCCTTCAAAACGATAGATTGGTTAGAACCTTTTCCAAACGAAAAAATAAAGAGACTGAAACAAAAGATTGAATAA
- a CDS encoding NAD(P)-dependent oxidoreductase yields the protein MNIIHVLFLWSPDKKLKTMLQTRLGVIPNLKFWFPTDSQEKKDMDKFCEQHATKAHIMIGWQPKKEWLWAAKNLQLFINPGTGIHHLLPMMKELNQERPVMLINGHGHAHLTAQHAVALLLSLSNQIVQHHQWMAEGIWRTGDENSPSMSIYKRKIGLLGYGAINQNVHQLLTPFGVEFSILKRNWKKQHPENDALQNVNKFTSEELHDFLQHIDTLIIALPHTSKTESMIGEAELKLLGERGLLVNVARGIIVQEKALFEVLQSKTIAGAAIDVWYNYKPNPDEQGRKYPYQFPFHELDNIVLSPHRAGSPFSETARWDELVNNVLSFAAGEQKLKNVVDLELEY from the coding sequence ATGAACATCATACATGTACTTTTTCTTTGGTCGCCAGACAAAAAATTGAAGACAATGTTGCAAACACGATTGGGAGTTATCCCAAATTTAAAATTTTGGTTTCCAACTGATTCGCAGGAGAAAAAAGATATGGATAAGTTTTGTGAACAACACGCAACGAAGGCACACATCATGATAGGTTGGCAACCCAAAAAGGAATGGTTGTGGGCAGCAAAAAACTTGCAATTATTCATCAATCCAGGTACAGGTATTCACCACCTACTCCCGATGATGAAAGAACTGAATCAAGAAAGACCTGTTATGCTTATCAATGGTCACGGACATGCCCACCTAACCGCACAGCACGCAGTAGCTCTACTGCTGTCACTCAGCAACCAAATCGTTCAACACCACCAATGGATGGCAGAAGGTATTTGGCGAACAGGCGATGAAAACTCTCCCTCCATGTCTATTTACAAACGCAAAATTGGCTTATTGGGATATGGTGCCATCAATCAAAATGTGCATCAATTACTGACCCCTTTTGGCGTAGAATTTTCCATACTCAAAAGAAATTGGAAAAAGCAACACCCAGAAAATGATGCACTTCAAAATGTAAACAAATTTACTTCCGAGGAGCTACATGATTTCTTACAGCATATTGACACACTCATTATTGCACTGCCTCATACTTCAAAAACAGAGAGCATGATTGGAGAAGCGGAACTGAAACTATTGGGGGAAAGAGGGCTTTTGGTAAACGTGGCGAGAGGAATCATTGTCCAAGAAAAAGCTCTTTTTGAAGTACTTCAAAGTAAAACCATTGCAGGTGCTGCAATAGATGTATGGTATAATTACAAACCCAATCCAGATGAACAAGGAAGAAAATATCCCTACCAATTTCCATTTCACGAATTAGACAACATTGTATTGTCACCACACCGAGCAGGCTCACCATTTTCAGAAACAGCTCGGTGGGATGAATTGGTGAACAATGTTTTATCCTTTGCGGCAGGTGAGCAAAAATTGAAGAATGTGGTAGATTTAGAGTTGGAATATTGA
- a CDS encoding metalloregulator ArsR/SmtB family transcription factor has translation MAALNQHNLDYATELLRAIAHPLRLSIIEFIDKNGIINVNKIYNTLNLEQSITSQHLRILRNAEVVETRREGKYIYYTLNYEKIEQLKDALASYQISVKERGIKV, from the coding sequence ATGGCAGCTTTAAATCAGCACAACTTGGATTATGCTACTGAATTGCTCAGAGCTATCGCCCATCCTTTGAGATTGTCCATTATTGAATTTATTGACAAAAATGGAATTATTAATGTTAATAAAATTTATAATACTCTCAATTTGGAGCAGTCAATCACATCACAACACTTGAGAATTCTTCGCAATGCGGAGGTCGTAGAAACCCGTAGAGAAGGTAAGTATATCTACTATACACTTAACTACGAGAAGATTGAGCAGTTAAAAGATGCTCTTGCCTCATACCAAATATCTGTAAAAGAAAGAGGTATAAAAGTTTAG
- a CDS encoding ABC transporter permease subunit, with the protein MNKIFTIAKREFNTFFDSLIAYIMVVVFLGFSGFFTWLFGADVFLRGQASIAPFFDIAYWALFFFIPALTMRMFAEEQKSGTIELLLTNPLTDWQIIFGKFLACLALVAVTLVFSLPYYFTAAWLGSVDHGAVLVGYLGILLMSSAYIGIGLFASSITNNQIVAILLSLMLNLLFALLFGFLAQAASGGWLANLLDYMSLRVHYDSMIRGVIDTKDIVYFLSITAFCLVLTEAMLSKRNVVD; encoded by the coding sequence ATGAACAAAATATTCACCATAGCAAAACGGGAATTCAACACTTTTTTTGATTCTTTGATTGCCTATATCATGGTTGTCGTTTTTTTGGGCTTTAGTGGATTTTTCACTTGGCTCTTTGGAGCAGATGTTTTTTTGAGAGGACAAGCGAGCATTGCTCCTTTTTTCGACATTGCCTATTGGGCTTTGTTCTTTTTCATTCCTGCATTGACGATGCGAATGTTTGCAGAAGAACAGAAATCGGGAACCATCGAACTCTTGCTAACCAACCCTTTGACGGATTGGCAAATCATTTTCGGTAAATTTTTGGCGTGTTTGGCATTGGTTGCAGTGACGCTTGTTTTCAGTTTACCCTATTACTTCACTGCTGCATGGCTTGGTTCTGTTGATCACGGTGCGGTTTTGGTAGGGTACTTGGGAATTTTGTTGATGAGCAGTGCCTATATCGGTATTGGCTTGTTTGCGAGCAGCATCACCAACAATCAAATCGTAGCCATCTTATTGTCGTTGATGCTCAACCTGTTATTTGCCCTCTTGTTTGGCTTTTTGGCGCAAGCAGCATCGGGTGGTTGGCTTGCCAATTTATTAGACTACATGAGTTTACGGGTGCATTACGATTCGATGATTAGAGGAGTGATTGACACCAAGGACATCGTATATTTCCTGTCTATCACTGCGTTTTGCTTGGTCTTGACCGAAGCAATGTTGTCAAAACGAAATGTAGTGGATTAG
- a CDS encoding thioredoxin family protein — translation MKNLLFLLITTLLFASCKTMHEAKAQPQASTQQSMNQEVKPVFGSSYLIGKVNREGFMKENYNDWFQASYNEYEVDETTLAVLQGKLENVEVKVFMGTWCPDSQREVPHFYKILDDLQFDENQLTVISMDKYKETPEEYETGLDIQRVPTIIFYKGDQEMGRIVESPNISLEKDMTEIVK, via the coding sequence ATGAAAAACCTATTGTTCCTTCTAATTACCACCCTTTTGTTTGCATCCTGCAAAACCATGCACGAAGCAAAAGCCCAACCTCAGGCATCAACTCAACAAAGCATGAATCAAGAAGTGAAACCTGTATTTGGATCAAGTTACCTAATCGGAAAAGTCAATCGAGAAGGTTTTATGAAAGAAAACTACAACGACTGGTTTCAAGCCAGTTACAACGAATACGAGGTGGACGAAACTACTTTGGCGGTTTTGCAGGGAAAACTGGAAAACGTAGAAGTGAAGGTGTTTATGGGAACATGGTGTCCTGATAGTCAAAGAGAAGTACCTCATTTTTATAAAATCCTTGACGACCTGCAATTTGATGAAAACCAATTGACGGTTATCAGTATGGATAAGTACAAAGAAACGCCCGAAGAATACGAAACAGGTCTGGATATACAGCGAGTACCCACCATTATTTTCTACAAAGGCGACCAAGAAATGGGGCGAATCGTGGAAAGTCCAAATATTTCCTTAGAGAAGGATATGACAGAGATTGTTAAATGA
- a CDS encoding ATP-binding cassette domain-containing protein, producing the protein MNIQVESLVKKYGTQRAVDGISFEVKSGEILGFLGPNGAGKTTTMKIITCYMAASEGDVKVGNYSIRDDAAAIKQCIGYLPEHNPLYLEMPVIEYLQFAAAIQGVAKSNINARVREMVKVCGLDKEKHKRIDELSKGFRQRVGLAQAMIHDPEVLILDEPTTGLDPNQIVEIRELIRRVGEQKTVILSTHILPEVEATCDRIVIINDGKIVADGVPSELRKQASGAEISRVRIEEGSPNEVFQRLSSINTVELVDWSGTGNLYEVKSKQGVGSRRAIFEMCVDNQWILTELTPIERDLEDVFRNVTMG; encoded by the coding sequence ATGAATATACAAGTTGAAAGTTTGGTAAAAAAATATGGCACTCAACGGGCAGTGGACGGTATTTCCTTTGAAGTGAAAAGTGGGGAAATATTGGGCTTTCTCGGTCCGAATGGTGCTGGCAAGACAACTACCATGAAAATCATCACCTGCTACATGGCTGCTTCTGAGGGCGATGTGAAAGTAGGAAACTACTCTATCAGAGACGATGCGGCTGCCATCAAACAGTGCATTGGCTACCTACCCGAGCACAATCCGCTTTACCTCGAAATGCCTGTCATTGAATACCTGCAGTTTGCAGCAGCAATTCAAGGTGTTGCCAAAAGCAATATCAATGCAAGAGTCCGAGAAATGGTAAAAGTCTGTGGATTGGACAAGGAAAAACACAAGCGAATTGACGAACTCTCCAAAGGTTTTCGTCAAAGAGTGGGCTTGGCGCAAGCCATGATTCACGACCCAGAAGTATTGATTTTGGACGAACCGACTACGGGGCTTGACCCCAACCAGATCGTAGAAATTCGTGAGTTGATTCGACGAGTGGGCGAGCAGAAAACGGTTATTCTCAGCACCCACATTCTCCCAGAAGTGGAAGCTACTTGTGATAGAATCGTTATCATCAACGATGGTAAAATTGTGGCGGATGGAGTGCCAAGCGAATTGCGGAAGCAAGCGAGTGGTGCCGAAATCAGCCGAGTTCGCATTGAAGAAGGTAGTCCAAATGAGGTTTTTCAACGATTGAGCAGCATCAACACTGTAGAGTTGGTGGACTGGTCGGGAACTGGAAATCTATATGAGGTGAAAAGTAAACAAGGAGTGGGTTCAAGGCGAGCTATTTTTGAAATGTGTGTGGACAATCAGTGGATTCTCACCGAATTGACTCCCATCGAAAGAGATTTGGAGGATGTGTTTAGGAATGTGACGATGGGGTAA
- a CDS encoding type IX secretion system membrane protein PorP/SprF has product MKKILLLIICCLAMTCTSSFAQQDTRFSQYMFNNLAFNPAYAGSGDGLALAALYRKQWVNIEGAPQTANLSAHSKVVEDGKVGLGLNLQFDEIGLTKVYSGFASYAYCLKSSRRGETPMLNLGISAGATYMQKSLSEAQGNSVIDPTIDPIFNSGDDMSKVLPNFGLGAYYFLPNKYYIGLSVPRLLTNNFRDQDAAIEKIAREFRHYYVTAGMVFGDEIKLRPSVLFKMVPGNAPIQFDLSLMALFKETIWLGTSFRADQGTAPESLDFIVALQLQNGVKIGYAYDLTLSDLSDYTTGSHEIMLSYDVKRESGRIKSPRFF; this is encoded by the coding sequence ATGAAAAAGATTCTACTGCTGATAATCTGTTGTTTAGCCATGACTTGTACTTCAAGTTTTGCCCAACAAGATACCCGTTTTTCACAATATATGTTCAACAATTTGGCCTTCAATCCAGCTTATGCAGGTAGCGGCGATGGTTTGGCATTGGCGGCGTTATACCGCAAACAGTGGGTCAACATTGAAGGTGCGCCACAAACCGCAAACCTAAGCGCACACTCCAAAGTCGTTGAAGACGGCAAGGTGGGTTTGGGTTTGAATTTACAGTTTGACGAAATCGGTTTGACCAAAGTTTACAGCGGTTTTGCGAGTTATGCCTATTGCCTCAAATCGAGTAGAAGAGGAGAAACCCCGATGCTCAATTTGGGAATCAGTGCAGGTGCAACCTATATGCAGAAAAGCCTGAGTGAAGCACAAGGCAACAGCGTCATTGACCCAACGATTGACCCTATATTCAACAGTGGTGACGATATGAGCAAAGTTCTACCTAACTTCGGATTGGGAGCGTATTATTTCTTGCCTAACAAATACTATATCGGACTGTCTGTTCCTCGTTTGTTGACCAACAATTTTAGAGATCAAGATGCTGCTATTGAGAAGATTGCCCGTGAATTCAGACACTACTATGTGACCGCTGGAATGGTATTTGGTGATGAAATCAAACTTCGCCCTTCGGTGCTTTTCAAAATGGTGCCAGGCAATGCACCCATACAATTTGACCTTAGCTTGATGGCTTTGTTCAAAGAAACCATTTGGTTGGGTACTTCCTTTAGAGCCGATCAAGGTACTGCGCCCGAATCCTTAGACTTTATTGTAGCCCTTCAATTGCAAAATGGTGTAAAAATTGGCTATGCTTATGATTTGACATTGAGCGACTTGAGTGATTATACTACGGGTTCTCACGAAATCATGTTGTCGTATGATGTGAAGAGAGAAAGCGGTCGAATCAAATCTCCGAGGTTTTTCTAA